The Thiothrix subterranea genome has a segment encoding these proteins:
- a CDS encoding antitoxin yields MAITRVFQSGNSQAVRIPREFQIDAAEVEIFRRGDELILRKKQDNLLDVLDIFAAMPADFMEDSRNDPPPQERNFDA; encoded by the coding sequence ATGGCGATAACACGAGTCTTTCAAAGCGGCAACTCCCAAGCAGTGCGCATTCCACGGGAATTCCAAATAGACGCAGCAGAGGTCGAAATCTTCCGCCGTGGCGATGAACTTATTTTGCGCAAAAAACAGGACAACCTTCTGGATGTTCTGGATATTTTTGCGGCCATGCCTGCTGATTTCATGGAAGACAGTCGTAATGACCCGCCGCCACAGGAGAGGAACTTCGACGCATGA
- the cas7e gene encoding type I-E CRISPR-associated protein Cas7/Cse4/CasC: MNNKNFINFHVLISHSPSCLNRDDMNMQKSAIFGGVRRVRISSQSLKRTMRTSPYYKTHLPEKSIRTRQLNLLVENLSTELLKDSADFDKYWIEKAVFAFVSNNSTTTEDTTENDAEETEDEQDSSASDKKKIAVAPWSISEFKVFYKLVKETFEAPLSDKEEESLSKLLEKERSRKPTKKNPKKSDEDIKDGFLLKKTEKVVKEQANTLLKACGQAVDIALSGRMATSGLMTNMDGAMAVAHAITTHAVDADIDWFTAVDDLVSDAGEVGAGHLNTQEFSSGVFYRYASLNIAQLQKNLGGVARERALEIAKYVLHMLATVVPSAKNQSTAPFNLADYVLVSFSDIPVSLANAFEKPVKDQGGFLAPSIKCLKDYWRGIHVGYGLDEKVAVFQVGAKDESGDLLTFAALPELENWVASNANGAAA; this comes from the coding sequence ATGAACAACAAAAATTTCATTAACTTTCATGTTCTGATTTCTCATAGTCCATCTTGTTTAAATCGTGATGATATGAATATGCAGAAGTCTGCTATTTTTGGTGGTGTGCGGCGGGTGCGCATTTCAAGCCAAAGCTTAAAACGCACTATGAGAACAAGTCCATACTATAAGACTCATCTTCCTGAAAAATCTATTAGAACACGGCAGTTGAATTTACTTGTGGAAAATCTATCAACAGAGTTGCTCAAAGATAGCGCTGATTTTGATAAATACTGGATAGAGAAGGCAGTATTTGCGTTTGTCAGTAATAATAGCACTACTACCGAAGATACGACTGAAAATGATGCAGAAGAGACTGAAGATGAACAGGATTCATCTGCATCTGATAAAAAGAAAATTGCTGTAGCACCTTGGTCTATTTCTGAGTTTAAGGTTTTTTATAAATTAGTGAAAGAAACTTTTGAAGCACCACTATCCGATAAAGAAGAGGAGTCATTAAGTAAGCTGTTAGAGAAAGAAAGAAGCAGAAAGCCAACAAAGAAGAACCCCAAGAAGTCTGATGAAGATATTAAGGATGGTTTTTTGTTAAAGAAAACAGAAAAGGTCGTAAAAGAGCAGGCAAATACTTTGTTAAAAGCCTGTGGTCAAGCCGTAGATATTGCCTTGTCGGGACGCATGGCAACCTCTGGTTTGATGACCAATATGGATGGTGCAATGGCGGTGGCACATGCCATTACAACCCACGCGGTTGATGCTGATATTGATTGGTTTACTGCGGTGGATGATTTGGTGTCTGATGCGGGTGAAGTTGGAGCGGGTCACTTGAATACCCAAGAGTTCAGTTCGGGTGTTTTCTACCGCTATGCTAGTTTGAATATTGCTCAATTGCAGAAAAATCTTGGCGGTGTTGCGCGGGAGCGTGCCTTGGAGATTGCCAAATATGTATTACACATGTTGGCGACCGTTGTGCCGAGTGCTAAAAACCAGAGTACAGCACCGTTCAATCTGGCAGATTATGTATTGGTTAGCTTCAGCGATATTCCCGTATCCCTTGCTAATGCGTTTGAAAAGCCTGTCAAAGATCAGGGTGGTTTTCTTGCTCCGTCTATCAAGTGTTTGAAAGATTACTGGCGGGGTATTCATGTTGGCTATGGCTTAGATGAAAAAGTGGCTGTATTCCAAGTGGGTGCAAAAGATGAGTCAGGCGACTTGCTGACCTTTGCTGCTTTACCTGAGCTTGAAAACTGGGTTGCCAGCAATGCCAATGGAGCAGCCGCATGA
- the casB gene encoding type I-E CRISPR-associated protein Cse2/CasB, with translation MSELSIDFVSVAQRYAELSKAQQAELRRIRSPDDLLLEPAFYRLLVGVKPDKRWQRIVYLLPWVKHAAGSTSLGKQLAGVVNEQRLFQVIRSDEPNDLIQLRRLVQQIEPVVDWQDFGKFLYFWGDQSKRQLLENYFINLPLPKKS, from the coding sequence ATGAGTGAGTTAAGCATAGATTTTGTCAGTGTGGCACAACGCTATGCTGAGTTAAGTAAGGCACAGCAAGCCGAATTAAGGCGGATACGTTCACCAGATGATTTACTTTTAGAGCCTGCATTTTACCGTTTGTTAGTGGGAGTTAAACCTGATAAACGTTGGCAGCGTATTGTTTATTTATTGCCTTGGGTTAAACATGCTGCTGGTTCAACATCGTTAGGTAAGCAACTAGCCGGTGTTGTGAATGAACAGCGTTTGTTTCAAGTTATTCGTTCTGATGAACCCAATGATCTAATACAGTTACGCCGTTTGGTTCAACAAATTGAGCCTGTAGTTGATTGGCAAGATTTTGGGAAATTCTTGTATTTTTGGGGTGATCAATCTAAGCGCCAGTTGTTAGAAAATTATTTTATAAATCTTCCATTGCCTAAAAAGAGTTGA
- a CDS encoding type II toxin-antitoxin system VapC family toxin, translating to MNARYMMDTDTCIYLKNRRPPEIAERFRILQRGEVVMSMITYGELYNGAMKSRESEAALKNLQLLSERLPIQPMSVEVAKNYGIIRSTLEKQGNKIGGNDLWIAAHALTMNLIIITNNTGEFERVPGLQVENWLETPLH from the coding sequence ATGAATGCACGCTACATGATGGATACAGACACTTGTATCTACTTGAAAAACCGCCGACCACCGGAAATTGCTGAACGCTTCCGTATCCTGCAACGGGGAGAAGTGGTGATGTCCATGATTACCTATGGTGAGTTGTATAATGGCGCGATGAAAAGCCGCGAGTCCGAAGCGGCGCTGAAAAATCTGCAACTGTTGAGCGAACGCTTGCCCATTCAGCCCATGTCTGTTGAAGTCGCCAAGAACTACGGCATCATCAGAAGTACACTGGAAAAGCAAGGCAACAAAATCGGGGGCAATGACCTCTGGATTGCTGCACACGCCCTGACTATGAACCTGATCATCATCACCAACAATACGGGTGAGTTTGAACGTGTTCCCGGTTTGCAGGTAGAAAACTGGCTGGAAACCCCGTTGCATTAA
- the cas3 gene encoding CRISPR-associated helicase/endonuclease Cas3, with protein MDVKPYFRYWGKAKPGQDEAGAQWHLLPYHSLDVAAVAAVWLDSSSVIRRRFSTIAQSDEQHVVAWLKFFVALHDLGKFDIRFQLKVPDLLKDLCAESALPLPSANISRNYWHGEYAHFWAYHDLAERLQWKPPANFWDEMEGEKLWEAWQPWIQAVAGHHGKEPTNFNGQDEPWGVSPAILAHDKQARLEFITEIEALFLKPAGLSISDQPPVCDVLFLAGFCSVCDWLGSTTHNRDGEIRFGYQSTDEKPADYFNKRVPIARTLLEESGLLVKVVTVGGMAEVFSQFKTPQQVQTLVDVLPIQQGLTLIEAPTGSGKTEAALAYASYLLAEGMAESIVFALPTQATANAMLDRLLEVADRLFEQTDMVLAHGKAGFNPRFIDLKRGASRHTPQDEQNELEASVHCARWLGQSRKRAFLGQMGVCTVDQVLVSVLPVKHRFVRSFGLGKSVLIIDEVHAYDSYMYGLLNKVLKQQRAMQGSVILLSATLPLQQREALVAAWGGQADVFSPQDEYPMITCVGVVKPECFTLPDSEKQRLAQLPVREVQVSWDEAADMLPDDILQQRIVAAAETGANVVVICNLVADAQALKISLSGKTSLPVDLFHSRFRFRDRQTKEQTVLDAYGKGEKRKQGGVLVATQVVEQSLDLDFDWMITQLCPIDLLFQRLGRLHRHERVRLEGFEQPQCTVLLPQNQQYELHKLIYGNKNAPNSRVLWRTERKVRDNPIMVFPLVYRPMIEAVYQEEAWEDEPGAIVSEYERFWKEDYASYLKANLITDVHAVWDDDDSNVSLLTRDGEMSLNIIPVVETSADQCFLGNTRLISALEEWQRAEEVMLNTIPAPASWKKQGLPSEKEGVIWLVMLAASEGRWECVTDKARFSYTADTGLTMEQR; from the coding sequence ATGGATGTTAAGCCGTATTTTCGGTATTGGGGTAAGGCGAAGCCGGGGCAGGATGAGGCGGGGGCGCAATGGCATTTGTTGCCGTATCATTCGTTGGATGTGGCGGCAGTGGCTGCTGTATGGCTAGATTCAAGTTCTGTCATTCGACGACGTTTTAGCACTATTGCGCAATCTGATGAGCAGCACGTGGTGGCGTGGTTAAAGTTTTTTGTCGCACTCCATGATCTTGGAAAATTCGATATTCGTTTCCAGCTTAAAGTACCCGATTTGCTCAAAGATTTGTGTGCAGAGTCTGCATTACCTTTGCCATCCGCTAATATTTCAAGGAATTATTGGCATGGTGAATATGCACATTTTTGGGCATATCACGATCTTGCTGAACGTTTGCAATGGAAGCCCCCAGCAAATTTCTGGGATGAGATGGAGGGTGAAAAGCTTTGGGAGGCATGGCAACCGTGGATTCAAGCCGTTGCTGGGCATCATGGCAAAGAGCCAACTAATTTTAATGGGCAAGATGAGCCTTGGGGCGTTTCTCCCGCTATTTTGGCGCATGATAAACAAGCCCGACTTGAGTTCATTACTGAGATTGAAGCCTTATTCCTGAAGCCTGCTGGGTTATCTATTTCGGATCAACCACCCGTCTGTGATGTGTTGTTTCTCGCCGGATTTTGTTCAGTCTGTGATTGGCTAGGTTCAACAACGCATAACCGGGATGGTGAAATACGATTTGGTTATCAATCGACTGATGAAAAACCAGCAGATTACTTCAACAAGCGTGTGCCGATAGCTCGCACATTATTGGAAGAGAGCGGTTTGTTAGTCAAGGTTGTAACTGTTGGTGGCATGGCAGAGGTTTTTTCTCAATTTAAAACACCCCAGCAGGTGCAAACACTGGTGGATGTATTACCTATCCAGCAGGGTCTGACACTGATTGAAGCACCCACAGGTTCAGGAAAAACGGAAGCGGCACTTGCTTACGCCAGTTATTTGCTGGCTGAAGGTATGGCAGAAAGCATTGTGTTTGCCTTGCCAACGCAGGCAACAGCAAATGCGATGTTAGACCGTTTACTTGAAGTGGCAGATAGGTTATTTGAACAAACTGACATGGTGCTGGCACATGGGAAAGCAGGTTTTAATCCGCGCTTTATTGATTTAAAACGGGGGGCATCAAGGCACACACCACAAGATGAGCAAAACGAATTGGAAGCCAGTGTGCATTGTGCCCGTTGGTTGGGTCAAAGTAGGAAGCGGGCTTTTCTTGGCCAGATGGGTGTCTGTACGGTCGATCAGGTATTAGTGTCGGTTTTGCCGGTCAAACACCGTTTTGTGCGTAGCTTCGGTTTGGGAAAAAGTGTACTGATTATTGACGAAGTTCATGCCTATGACAGCTACATGTATGGGTTATTGAATAAGGTATTGAAGCAACAAAGAGCTATGCAGGGCAGTGTTATTCTATTATCGGCTACTTTGCCCTTACAACAACGTGAGGCATTGGTCGCCGCGTGGGGCGGTCAAGCTGATGTGTTTTCACCGCAAGATGAATACCCAATGATTACCTGTGTTGGTGTTGTAAAGCCTGAATGCTTTACGCTACCCGATTCAGAAAAACAACGGCTTGCCCAATTGCCAGTGCGGGAGGTTCAGGTAAGTTGGGATGAAGCCGCTGATATGCTACCCGATGACATCTTACAACAGCGTATTGTTGCCGCCGCTGAAACAGGGGCAAACGTGGTGGTTATCTGCAATTTAGTGGCTGATGCACAAGCATTAAAGATCAGTTTATCAGGGAAAACCTCATTGCCTGTCGATTTGTTTCATTCACGGTTCCGTTTCAGAGATCGGCAAACGAAGGAGCAAACGGTGTTGGATGCTTATGGCAAGGGTGAGAAGCGTAAGCAGGGTGGGGTTCTGGTTGCTACCCAAGTGGTTGAGCAAAGTCTTGATCTGGATTTTGACTGGATGATTACCCAGCTTTGCCCAATAGATTTGTTGTTCCAACGCTTGGGGCGTTTGCATCGACATGAGCGTGTAAGGCTTGAGGGGTTTGAACAGCCTCAATGCACAGTGCTATTACCGCAGAATCAACAGTACGAATTACACAAGCTGATTTACGGCAATAAAAACGCACCAAACTCACGAGTTTTATGGCGCACGGAGCGTAAGGTTCGTGATAACCCAATCATGGTGTTTCCTTTGGTGTATCGCCCCATGATTGAGGCTGTTTACCAAGAAGAAGCATGGGAGGATGAGCCAGGGGCTATTGTCTCTGAGTATGAACGGTTTTGGAAAGAAGACTACGCCAGTTATTTAAAAGCGAATCTGATCACAGATGTTCATGCGGTTTGGGATGACGATGATAGTAACGTTAGCTTACTAACTCGTGATGGTGAAATGAGCTTGAACATTATTCCTGTTGTTGAAACCTCAGCAGATCAATGTTTTTTGGGGAATACCCGGCTGATAAGTGCTTTGGAGGAGTGGCAGAGGGCAGAGGAGGTCATGCTGAATACGATTCCAGCCCCTGCTTCATGGAAAAAGCAGGGATTGCCCAGTGAAAAAGAAGGGGTCATCTGGCTGGTGATGTTGGCAGCTTCTGAAGGGCGTTGGGAATGTGTGACTGACAAGGCTAGATTCAGTTATACCGCCGATACTGGCTTGACGATGGAGCAACGTTAA
- the gspD gene encoding type II secretion system secretin GspD, which yields MACSLWLLTTSAALNAEDATRINLQDTEIRQLIDIVAKTTGKNFIVDQQVRGKVTFISGRGLDKDGLYEAFLSVLQVHGFEAVESGDLIKIVPAGKARGNVAPMVANPAESDPDATISQVVKLEYIPVTTAIQTLMPLSGQGETSILPNQASNTIALKGKAQNVARLMEVIASVDKPNNEDFELVPLEYAVASQVAVTLQGLVGGGNAAAAAGGMMPAGGSKISADERTNSVLISGDRQTRERLKSAIAKLDVKRAIEGDTKVIQLRYAKAEDVVNVLNGVAPNIQQYGGSGYYDYSAANAGGAGMSPDGTPGATAGSSNIKVLADKSSNSIIISGPPTMQKNMIAVINQLDRRRAQVLVEAVIAEVSTDLSNQLGATLLANGANDGSGPVGYSNFGGISTLAGIVGAVQANTIPSIPNGLLLAGGNNSFGAIVEALKGDAATNILSTPTLVTMDNEEAEITVGQEVPFITGRSTNAANDTTNPFTTIERKDVGLKFKITPQINRGETVNLKIEQETSNVASSSSGASDLITNKRRITTNVMVEDGQILVLGGLIEDNYRDSESKVPLLGDIPVIGGAFRNNTTNKTKNNLMVFIHPIIMPDGKSADAYTRMKYQTMQQQQQRSKVLQRNRLSESASTLPPDMNRVINGSADSLHNPPPRPPAPVQPVTQGKSTCNKSDPFCSGAL from the coding sequence TTGGCTTGCTCGCTCTGGCTATTAACCACAAGTGCAGCCTTAAATGCGGAAGATGCCACCCGCATTAATCTGCAAGATACTGAAATCCGCCAGTTGATTGATATTGTAGCCAAAACCACCGGCAAGAATTTCATCGTCGATCAGCAAGTACGCGGCAAAGTTACCTTTATTTCCGGGCGTGGGTTAGACAAAGACGGCTTGTACGAAGCCTTTCTGTCAGTGCTGCAAGTTCACGGCTTTGAAGCGGTGGAAAGCGGCGACCTCATCAAAATTGTTCCCGCCGGAAAAGCCCGTGGCAACGTCGCCCCGATGGTGGCTAACCCAGCAGAAAGCGACCCGGATGCCACGATTTCCCAAGTGGTCAAACTCGAATACATCCCCGTTACTACCGCGATTCAAACCCTGATGCCGCTGAGTGGTCAGGGCGAAACCAGCATTCTGCCCAACCAAGCCAGCAACACCATCGCTTTAAAGGGCAAAGCCCAAAACGTTGCCCGCTTAATGGAAGTGATTGCCAGCGTCGATAAACCCAATAACGAAGATTTTGAACTGGTGCCGCTCGAATACGCGGTGGCTTCACAAGTTGCCGTTACCTTACAAGGCTTGGTTGGCGGTGGTAATGCAGCGGCTGCCGCCGGTGGCATGATGCCTGCCGGGGGGAGCAAAATATCAGCCGATGAACGCACCAACAGCGTCCTGATTTCCGGCGACCGGCAAACCCGCGAACGCCTGAAAAGCGCCATCGCTAAACTGGATGTCAAACGCGCCATTGAAGGTGACACCAAAGTCATTCAACTGCGCTACGCCAAAGCCGAAGATGTGGTCAATGTGCTGAATGGGGTCGCGCCAAATATTCAGCAATACGGCGGAAGTGGTTACTACGACTACAGTGCAGCCAATGCAGGCGGCGCGGGCATGTCGCCTGATGGCACGCCCGGCGCCACCGCTGGCAGCAGCAACATCAAGGTCTTGGCAGATAAAAGCAGCAATTCGATTATCATCAGCGGTCCCCCCACCATGCAGAAAAACATGATTGCGGTGATCAATCAGCTTGACCGCCGCCGCGCTCAAGTTTTGGTCGAAGCCGTCATTGCTGAAGTCTCCACCGACCTTTCCAACCAACTTGGCGCAACCTTGCTGGCGAACGGCGCGAATGACGGCAGCGGCCCGGTCGGTTACAGCAACTTTGGTGGCATTAGCACACTCGCTGGCATTGTCGGCGCAGTGCAAGCCAATACCATCCCCAGCATTCCTAACGGTTTATTGCTGGCGGGGGGTAACAACAGCTTCGGCGCAATTGTCGAAGCGCTCAAAGGCGATGCCGCCACCAATATCCTTTCCACCCCAACGCTGGTGACGATGGATAACGAAGAAGCCGAAATCACCGTCGGGCAAGAAGTCCCCTTCATCACCGGGCGTTCCACCAATGCCGCGAACGACACCACCAACCCGTTCACCACGATTGAACGCAAAGATGTCGGTTTGAAATTCAAAATCACCCCACAAATCAACCGGGGCGAAACCGTGAATCTCAAAATTGAACAGGAAACTTCCAACGTCGCCTCCAGCAGTTCCGGCGCGTCGGATCTCATTACCAATAAACGCCGCATTACCACCAATGTCATGGTGGAAGACGGGCAAATACTGGTGTTGGGCGGTTTGATCGAAGACAATTACCGCGATTCCGAAAGCAAAGTGCCGTTATTGGGTGATATACCCGTTATCGGCGGCGCTTTCCGCAACAACACCACCAATAAAACCAAAAACAACCTGATGGTGTTCATCCACCCGATTATTATGCCGGATGGCAAATCCGCCGATGCCTACACCCGCATGAAATACCAAACCATGCAGCAGCAACAACAGCGCAGCAAAGTATTACAGCGCAATCGTTTGTCCGAAAGCGCATCCACCCTGCCGCCGGATATGAATCGCGTCATCAACGGCTCGGCTGACAGCTTGCACAATCCGCCGCCGCGCCCACCCGCCCCCGTGCAACCAGTCACTCAGGGAAAAAGCACCTGCAACAAATCCGACCCATTCTGTAGCGGGGCATTATGA
- the lepB gene encoding signal peptidase I, producing the protein MQTPYKLRKPLLAALLSLLLPGLGQLYNGEWHKTVWLLLGFGLLSVLGIVVIGLYLPISWTLPALIIGVFSLLILWLYSITQAFRSARRQREYTLKSWQSAGVYSLVWVVCSLIALPLLSDYVQQHRVEAFLVPSNSMNPTVLKYDLLFADKRYNRIGAVHPVQRGDIAIFIYPDSRNTYFIKRIIGLPGDKVKIKGADVAINGKSLRHSTITGAHGLLVTETSGERTWQVFWNNQQAQLPQTDITVPHGEVFVMGDNRTDSNDSRFFGTVPLQDVVGKARQIWFSAEGNTIRWERIGTALH; encoded by the coding sequence ATGCAAACCCCCTACAAACTCCGCAAACCCCTCCTCGCCGCACTCTTATCCCTGCTATTACCCGGCTTAGGGCAGCTTTATAACGGCGAATGGCACAAAACCGTCTGGTTATTGCTAGGTTTCGGGCTGCTAAGTGTGTTGGGGATTGTGGTCATCGGGCTATACCTGCCCATCAGTTGGACACTGCCCGCGCTCATCATCGGGGTATTTTCGCTCCTAATACTCTGGCTTTACAGCATTACACAGGCTTTCCGCAGCGCTCGCCGTCAGCGTGAATACACCCTCAAAAGCTGGCAAAGCGCAGGCGTATACAGCTTGGTTTGGGTGGTATGCAGCCTAATCGCCCTGCCCCTGCTCAGTGATTACGTGCAACAACACCGCGTCGAAGCCTTCCTTGTCCCCTCCAACAGCATGAATCCCACTGTGCTGAAATACGATCTATTGTTTGCCGACAAACGCTACAACCGCATCGGCGCAGTTCACCCCGTGCAACGCGGCGACATTGCCATTTTCATCTACCCCGACAGCCGCAATACCTATTTCATCAAACGGATTATCGGACTACCGGGGGATAAGGTGAAAATCAAAGGCGCGGATGTTGCCATCAACGGCAAATCCCTGCGTCACAGCACCATAACCGGCGCACACGGTTTACTCGTCACCGAAACCAGCGGTGAACGCACGTGGCAAGTTTTCTGGAATAATCAACAGGCGCAACTGCCCCAAACGGATATAACAGTGCCGCACGGGGAAGTGTTCGTGATGGGGGATAATCGCACGGATAGCAACGATTCACGCTTTTTTGGCACAGTCCCCTTGCAGGATGTGGTCGGCAAAGCGCGGCAAATCTGGTTTTCAGCCGAAGGTAACACGATACGCTGGGAACGCATCGGCACAGCGCTTCATTAA
- the casA gene encoding type I-E CRISPR-associated protein Cse1/CasA: MNLLTDAWIPTQQNSKTQLVTLQSVLCSDEPYEIALSRDDMELACLQLLICLTQVLFLPEDVKAWKQRIRTPLAEAEYEQGIENYKDWFDLRHPETPFMQIRGVSSKETTPIQKLFVGLPEGNNHAFFNDAGDIQSISESAATIVLFNQAMNSPSFGGGFKGGFRGGAPITTLMAGDKLRHSIWFNVLHKQSVLTLMPDYEVLKLQDKPVWVEPIKAKSTIYAHEIGLLCGLFWQPAHIELEFEDSAGACEFYGMPVEDGRVVSFKKEKFVYEMIGDWIHPHSPRVVDLKSKVQKYRSFTTTAPAWTQLNHFVVSTDDQKEGHYPAAVVRQFHEMVASNQLIVGGYRNKQAAILQRRHDVFPLKAGWDKNGAQITALVNSAYEIKNLLRNKLYGFVKASGAEGVHEQAETIFYHQSEFLIHQALREVDWADAAQYIQSLRNKLICLSWSIFAQVTQPYSHEPKMIKALAIAKLTLGKEFSKLKGESA; encoded by the coding sequence ATGAATTTACTGACGGATGCGTGGATACCAACGCAACAAAACTCAAAGACGCAGCTTGTTACCTTGCAATCGGTGCTGTGCAGTGACGAGCCTTATGAAATAGCACTGTCGCGTGATGATATGGAACTGGCTTGCTTGCAGTTGCTGATATGTCTGACGCAGGTTTTGTTCCTGCCAGAAGACGTTAAGGCTTGGAAGCAGCGGATAAGGACACCCCTTGCTGAAGCCGAGTACGAGCAAGGTATTGAGAATTATAAAGATTGGTTTGATTTGCGCCATCCCGAAACGCCATTTATGCAGATAAGGGGTGTTAGTTCAAAAGAGACAACCCCTATCCAGAAGTTATTTGTCGGTCTACCGGAAGGTAACAATCATGCGTTTTTCAATGATGCAGGTGATATTCAGTCCATCAGTGAATCAGCGGCAACGATTGTGTTGTTTAATCAAGCAATGAATAGCCCTAGTTTTGGCGGTGGATTCAAAGGTGGTTTTCGTGGAGGAGCACCGATTACTACTCTAATGGCGGGTGATAAGTTGCGACATAGTATTTGGTTCAATGTGTTGCATAAGCAAAGTGTTCTGACGTTGATGCCTGATTATGAAGTACTTAAGCTTCAGGATAAGCCAGTTTGGGTTGAACCGATTAAGGCTAAATCAACTATCTACGCACATGAAATCGGTTTGTTGTGTGGGCTTTTCTGGCAGCCTGCCCATATTGAATTGGAGTTTGAAGACAGTGCTGGGGCGTGTGAATTTTATGGTATGCCCGTTGAAGATGGGCGGGTCGTTAGCTTCAAGAAAGAGAAGTTTGTTTATGAGATGATCGGTGACTGGATTCACCCACATTCCCCCAGAGTTGTAGACTTGAAAAGCAAAGTACAAAAATACCGATCTTTCACAACGACTGCACCGGCATGGACACAGCTCAATCATTTTGTGGTCAGTACTGATGATCAAAAGGAGGGGCATTATCCGGCAGCAGTAGTACGACAATTTCATGAAATGGTCGCATCAAATCAGTTGATTGTGGGAGGCTACCGCAATAAGCAAGCCGCTATTTTGCAACGGCGGCACGATGTTTTTCCTTTAAAGGCTGGATGGGATAAAAATGGAGCGCAAATTACTGCCTTGGTAAATAGTGCCTATGAAATCAAGAATTTGTTGCGTAACAAATTATATGGGTTTGTTAAGGCATCGGGTGCTGAAGGTGTTCATGAGCAGGCGGAGACTATATTCTATCACCAGTCAGAGTTTTTGATTCATCAAGCACTGAGAGAAGTAGATTGGGCAGATGCTGCTCAGTATATTCAATCATTAAGAAATAAATTGATTTGCTTGAGTTGGAGTATATTCGCTCAGGTTACACAACCCTACAGCCATGAGCCGAAGATGATCAAGGCATTAGCAATCGCCAAGCTAACGCTTGGGAAAGAATTTAGCAAACTCAAAGGAGAGTCAGCATGA
- a CDS encoding DUF1015 domain-containing protein has product MNLISPFKGLRPAPGRAAEVIAPPYDVLNSAEARERAAGKPWSFLHVSKPEIDLPEDTDPYSPVVYAKAAENLARIIDAGLLVRDEQPCYYAYRLIMDGHSQTGLVAGASVADYDTNRIRKHEFTRPVKEDDRVRQIDAVNAQTGPVLLAYPDTPVVDAILAAASQAAPALDVTADDGIQHTLWVIDDAASIVQLTAAFNAMPAIYIADGHHRSAAASRIAKMRNNQQGSDFFLSVIFPAHEMKIFDYNRVIKDLHGLDPTQFLAAVEEHFALEPSATPVKPDAPGIFGMYMDGQWFKLTLNPELMPNDDPVARLDVSRLARYLIEPILGISDPRRDDRIDFVGGIRGLAGLEKRVDSGEMAVAFSLYATSMQDLMAVADNNDVMPPKSTWFEPKLADGVVSYLLD; this is encoded by the coding sequence ATGAATCTGATTTCGCCATTTAAAGGCTTGCGCCCCGCTCCGGGTCGTGCCGCTGAAGTGATTGCCCCGCCGTATGATGTGCTGAATTCTGCGGAAGCGCGGGAGCGGGCAGCAGGCAAACCCTGGAGTTTTTTGCATGTCTCCAAGCCGGAAATTGATTTGCCGGAAGATACCGACCCGTATAGCCCAGTAGTGTATGCCAAAGCTGCTGAAAATCTGGCGCGTATTATCGACGCGGGTTTGTTGGTGCGCGATGAGCAGCCGTGTTATTACGCTTACCGCTTGATTATGGATGGGCATTCGCAAACCGGCTTGGTGGCGGGTGCGTCGGTGGCGGATTACGATACCAACCGAATTCGTAAACACGAATTTACCCGCCCGGTGAAAGAAGATGATCGGGTGCGTCAGATTGATGCGGTGAATGCGCAAACTGGCCCCGTGTTACTGGCTTACCCCGATACGCCGGTGGTGGATGCGATTTTGGCGGCGGCTTCGCAAGCGGCACCGGCGTTGGATGTGACCGCTGATGATGGCATTCAACACACGTTATGGGTGATTGACGATGCGGCGAGCATTGTGCAATTGACTGCCGCGTTTAATGCGATGCCCGCGATCTACATTGCGGATGGGCATCACCGTTCGGCGGCGGCGTCGCGGATTGCGAAAATGCGCAATAATCAGCAAGGGTCTGATTTTTTCCTCTCGGTGATTTTCCCCGCGCATGAGATGAAAATCTTCGACTACAACCGCGTGATTAAGGATTTGCACGGGCTTGACCCCACACAATTCCTCGCGGCGGTTGAGGAACATTTTGCGCTAGAGCCTTCTGCCACACCGGTTAAGCCGGATGCACCCGGTATTTTTGGGATGTACATGGATGGGCAGTGGTTCAAATTGACCCTGAACCCCGAACTGATGCCGAATGACGATCCGGTAGCGCGTTTGGATGTGAGCCGTTTGGCGCGTTATTTGATCGAGCCGATCTTGGGCATTAGTGACCCGCGTCGTGATGACCGCATTGATTTTGTGGGCGGAATTCGCGGTTTGGCGGGCTTGGAAAAGCGCGTGGATAGCGGTGAAATGGCCGTCGCGTTCTCGCTTTACGCCACCAGTATGCAAGACCTGATGGCGGTAGCCGATAACAACGATGTAATGCCGCCAAAGTCGACGTGGTTTGAGCCGAAACTGGCGGATGGTGTGGTGTCTTACTTGCTGGACTAA